In a single window of the Drosophila miranda strain MSH22 chromosome XL, D.miranda_PacBio2.1, whole genome shotgun sequence genome:
- the LOC117186024 gene encoding uncharacterized protein LOC117186024 isoform X2, protein MNRFGITKGNTANQFYKKVYASSSFAYCIFSSDKVITLMQANIPEHNRHYLIDATFKVCPFGDFKHFLIIYIKYLQKITPFVFVLMTRKTELCYQHLFTYIDSNICCLKGASFISDYEKAMRNALKGLHPNMNFYACWFHFTQACKKNAKQSSGFENTLKCNKKAYMLFMKFLHLPLLPESKIVEAFNLLKGEAINLNKKLFSPFLKYFNRQWLKKEGPKSISVFKRSTRTTSSVEAYNLNLGNKIRANGHFFKFVQCLIDAEYEKSREFALLFQNGGNGNQTQKKKLRDRSKKIMDAMDLFERGEIDIQGFLTCTVSLADRFSKQDFFEGVDNESNLTGMSSDMKSSTSSLSSNASHSSQSSDKSLVQMNPCNVCLCNPKSVLLRPCNHVNICGTCWDQIVAHNQAKKELEENENIKPKLSKLQPRSRRGHTQCFYLQLTCVR, encoded by the exons atgaaccgttttggAATAACCAAGGGAAATACTGCAAATCAGTTCTATAAAAAAGTGTACGCATCGAGCTCGTTTGCTTATTGCATATTTTCATCAGACAAGGTAATCACCTTGATGCAAGCCAACATTCCGGAGCATAATAGGCATTATTTAATTGATGCTACATTTAAAGTGTGCCCTTTTGGAGATTTTAAGcattttttaataatttatattaaatatttgcaGAAG ATAAccccttttgtttttgttttgatgaCTCGCAAAACGGAGCTGTGTTATCAGCACTTATTCACATATATAGACTCGAACATTTGCTGCCTTAAAGGAGCATCCTTTATATCAGATTACGAAAAGGCAATGCGTAACGCGTTAAAAGGTCTGCATCCCAACATGAATTTTTACGCCTGTTGGTTTCATTTTACTCAAGCATGCAAGAAAAATGCCAAGCAATCGAGTGGTTTTGAAAATACGCTGAAATGCAATAAGAAAGCTTACATGCTATTTATGAAATTTTTGCACTTGCCGCTTTTACCAGAAAGCAAAATTGTCGAAGCATTTAACCTTCTAAAAGGCGAAGCAATAAACTTAAATAAGAAGCTGTTTTCtccatttttaaaatattttaatagaCAGTGGCTTAAAAag GAGGGACCAAAAAGCATATCCGTGTTTAAGAGGTCAACTAGAACCACGAGCTCAGTAGAAGCTTATAATTTGAATTTGGGAAATAAAATTCGAGCAAATGGGCacttttttaaatttgttcaATGTCTTATTGATGCAGAATATGAAAAAAGTCGCGAGTTTGCTTTACTCTTTCAAAATGGTGGTAATGGAAATCAGACACAGAAGAAGAAATTACGT GATCGctcaaaaaaaataatggaCGCAATGGATCTTTTTGAAAGAGGTGAAATAGATATACAGGGATTTCTGACATGCACTGTTTCCTTAGCTGACCGCTTTTCAAAGCAGGACTTCTTTGAAGGGGTGGACAATGAAAGCAATTTAACTGGAATGTCTTCTGATATGAAATCTTCCACATCGTCACTTTCATCGAATGCTTCTCATTCAAGTCAGTCATCTGATAAATCATTGGTTCAAATGAATCCATGCAATGTGTGCCTATGTAACCCAAAGTCTGTGTTGTTGCGCCCGTGCAATCACGTAAACATTTGTGGTACATGTTGGGATCAAATTGTGGCCCACAACCAAGCAAAAAAAGAGTTggaagaaaatgaaaatataaAGCCAAAGTTGTCCAAGTTGCAACCGAGAAGTCGAAGAGGCCATACGCAATGTTTTTATTTACAATTAACTTGTGTAAGATAA
- the LOC117186024 gene encoding uncharacterized protein LOC117186024 isoform X1 gives MEKISALSEIKLKCENNSNFDTKKVFNDVLAEKTKGEAEIEINYDSVKRTLQRKRQPFLPKPPSSAENVLEAFQDENIMNRFGITKGNTANQFYKKVYASSSFAYCIFSSDKVITLMQANIPEHNRHYLIDATFKVCPFGDFKHFLIIYIKYLQKITPFVFVLMTRKTELCYQHLFTYIDSNICCLKGASFISDYEKAMRNALKGLHPNMNFYACWFHFTQACKKNAKQSSGFENTLKCNKKAYMLFMKFLHLPLLPESKIVEAFNLLKGEAINLNKKLFSPFLKYFNRQWLKKEGPKSISVFKRSTRTTSSVEAYNLNLGNKIRANGHFFKFVQCLIDAEYEKSREFALLFQNGGNGNQTQKKKLRDRSKKIMDAMDLFERGEIDIQGFLTCTVSLADRFSKQDFFEGVDNESNLTGMSSDMKSSTSSLSSNASHSSQSSDKSLVQMNPCNVCLCNPKSVLLRPCNHVNICGTCWDQIVAHNQAKKELEENENIKPKLSKLQPRSRRGHTQCFYLQLTCVR, from the exons atggaaaaaatcAGTGCTCTTAGTGAAATAAAACTGAAGTGCGAAAATAATAGCAATTTCGACACCAAAAAAGTATTCAATGATGTTCTTGCTGA GAAAACAAAAGGTGAAGCGGAGATTGAAATAAATTATGACTCTGTCAAACGCACTTTGCAAAGAAAAAGACAGCCTTTCTTGCCAAAGCCTCCATCTTCTGCAGAGAATGTTCTGGAAGCTTTTCAAGACGAAaatattatgaaccgttttggAATAACCAAGGGAAATACTGCAAATCAGTTCTATAAAAAAGTGTACGCATCGAGCTCGTTTGCTTATTGCATATTTTCATCAGACAAGGTAATCACCTTGATGCAAGCCAACATTCCGGAGCATAATAGGCATTATTTAATTGATGCTACATTTAAAGTGTGCCCTTTTGGAGATTTTAAGcattttttaataatttatattaaatatttgcaGAAG ATAAccccttttgtttttgttttgatgaCTCGCAAAACGGAGCTGTGTTATCAGCACTTATTCACATATATAGACTCGAACATTTGCTGCCTTAAAGGAGCATCCTTTATATCAGATTACGAAAAGGCAATGCGTAACGCGTTAAAAGGTCTGCATCCCAACATGAATTTTTACGCCTGTTGGTTTCATTTTACTCAAGCATGCAAGAAAAATGCCAAGCAATCGAGTGGTTTTGAAAATACGCTGAAATGCAATAAGAAAGCTTACATGCTATTTATGAAATTTTTGCACTTGCCGCTTTTACCAGAAAGCAAAATTGTCGAAGCATTTAACCTTCTAAAAGGCGAAGCAATAAACTTAAATAAGAAGCTGTTTTCtccatttttaaaatattttaatagaCAGTGGCTTAAAAag GAGGGACCAAAAAGCATATCCGTGTTTAAGAGGTCAACTAGAACCACGAGCTCAGTAGAAGCTTATAATTTGAATTTGGGAAATAAAATTCGAGCAAATGGGCacttttttaaatttgttcaATGTCTTATTGATGCAGAATATGAAAAAAGTCGCGAGTTTGCTTTACTCTTTCAAAATGGTGGTAATGGAAATCAGACACAGAAGAAGAAATTACGT GATCGctcaaaaaaaataatggaCGCAATGGATCTTTTTGAAAGAGGTGAAATAGATATACAGGGATTTCTGACATGCACTGTTTCCTTAGCTGACCGCTTTTCAAAGCAGGACTTCTTTGAAGGGGTGGACAATGAAAGCAATTTAACTGGAATGTCTTCTGATATGAAATCTTCCACATCGTCACTTTCATCGAATGCTTCTCATTCAAGTCAGTCATCTGATAAATCATTGGTTCAAATGAATCCATGCAATGTGTGCCTATGTAACCCAAAGTCTGTGTTGTTGCGCCCGTGCAATCACGTAAACATTTGTGGTACATGTTGGGATCAAATTGTGGCCCACAACCAAGCAAAAAAAGAGTTggaagaaaatgaaaatataaAGCCAAAGTTGTCCAAGTTGCAACCGAGAAGTCGAAGAGGCCATACGCAATGTTTTTATTTACAATTAACTTGTGTAAGATAA
- the LOC117186882 gene encoding FK506-binding protein 4-like: protein MGPTVSPVVSPGYTEAESDLELVSWEPAPRRKRAREAKREEPRTSRLEEPHTKREEPRTSKHEEPRTGKREKPHPSKREERPEGGRRGRTETRKEEPSERASKRESTRSTRTAKEEESSARTRGRSTARRGDQRPTDPQVEKPQTTPTETASACGSGEGKGDAGGGRGRRAGGDLQR, encoded by the coding sequence ATGGGACCGACGGTGTCCCCCGTGGTATCGCCGGGGTACACCGAGGCGGAAAGTGACCTGGAATTGGTGAGCTGGGAGCCGGCGCCACGGAGAAAACGCGCACGCGAGGCgaagcgcgaggagccccggacCAGCAGACTCGAGGAGCCCCACaccaagcgcgaggagccccggacCAGCAAGCACGAAGAGCCCCGCACCGGCAAGCGCGAGAAGCCCCACCccagcaagcgcgaggagcggCCTGAGGGAGGAAGGAGGGGGCGCACGGAGACGCGGAAGGAGGAGCCCAGTGAGCGGGCCTCGAAGCGGGAGTCCACGCGTTCGACGCGTACGGCCAAGGAAGAGGAGTCGTCGGCACGCACAAGGGGGAGGTCGACGGCGCGGCGAGGGGATCAGCGGCCGACAGACCCACAGGTCGAGAAGCCGCAGACAACGCCGACCGAAACCGCGTCTGCGTGCGGAAGCGGAGAAGGCAAGGGCGACGCGGGCGGAGGGCGCGGCAGGCGGGCTGGCGGTGATCTCCAGcgatga